Part of the Methylophaga nitratireducenticrescens genome is shown below.
GCAATCATGGTTTTTGTTTCCCATCCTGGCATTTTTCCGAGGCCATTTTGACCAGACGTACGCGGTCTTTACTACGAACTTTGACCTGCTCAGCTGGATCCTGGGTTTTCCGTTTGTTGGGTCTTAAGGTCAGCGTAATGGCTGCGACGATGGCCACTGTCAGAATCACCGAAGCGATTTCGAATGGATAAACATAAACCGTATACAACAGTCGGCCCAACGTTTTGGTATTACTTTCATCAGAACCTTCAGGAACTGGCACTTGATCCAAACCAAAATTTGCGGCCCCCAAGACTGCAATTAATTCCAGCACAATCAACACCGCGACTAACAAACCCAACGGCAGATAACGGGTAAAGCCCTCTTTAAGCACGCTGGTATCTATGTCCAGCATCATGACCACAAACAGGAACAGCACCAGCACCGCACCGACATATACCAATACCAGACTGATCGCCAGAAATTCGGCTTCCAGCATCAACCAGATGGCTGCACTGGTAAAAAAGGCCAGCACCAGAAACAATGCTGCACGCACCGGATTTCGTACCGTAATCACCATGGTGGCGGCAAACAGTAATATGCCAGCAAAAAAATAAAACAGTATTTTTTCCATAATTATCCGGCCTATCGATAAGGCGCATCAGCCTCCCGGTCAGCAGCGATTTCCGGCTCGTATTTATCGCCAATCGCAAGCAACTGCTGTTTATCCATAATATTTTCACCACGATTTTCAAAGTGATAGGCAAATACCCGGGTTTCTACTATCGAATCGACGGGACAGGATTCTTCACAAAATCCGCAGTAAATACATTTGAATAAATCGATATCATAGCGCGTGGTTCGGCGGGTGCCGTCTTCACGGGGTTCGGTATCAATGGTAATCGCCAATGCCGGGCATACTGCTTCACACAACTTGCAGCCGATACAGCGTTCTTCACCATTGGGATAACGGCGTAATGCATGCAAACCACGGAAACGTGGCGATTGCGGCGTTTGTTCTTCGGGATATTGCACCGTGACCTTACGGGAGAACAAATGTCGACCGGTCAAGCGTAATCCTTGAACCAATTCCCATAAAAAATAGCTTTTAAAAAAGTGACGTACGGATTGCATCATGAGGTAGTCACCTCGACAACG
Proteins encoded:
- a CDS encoding NADH-quinone oxidoreductase subunit J, with the protein product MEKILFYFFAGILLFAATMVITVRNPVRAALFLVLAFFTSAAIWLMLEAEFLAISLVLVYVGAVLVLFLFVVMMLDIDTSVLKEGFTRYLPLGLLVAVLIVLELIAVLGAANFGLDQVPVPEGSDESNTKTLGRLLYTVYVYPFEIASVILTVAIVAAITLTLRPNKRKTQDPAEQVKVRSKDRVRLVKMASEKCQDGKQKP
- the nuoI gene encoding NADH-quinone oxidoreductase subunit NuoI, yielding MMQSVRHFFKSYFLWELVQGLRLTGRHLFSRKVTVQYPEEQTPQSPRFRGLHALRRYPNGEERCIGCKLCEAVCPALAITIDTEPREDGTRRTTRYDIDLFKCIYCGFCEESCPVDSIVETRVFAYHFENRGENIMDKQQLLAIGDKYEPEIAADREADAPYR